The window GTCGAGCTTTAGGCGCTTACGCGCCGGATGCGGCGTGTTCACGATCAGCACATCGGCCCACTTCACCAGACGTTCGAGCACCGGCTGCGCGGCCAGCGACTTCAGATCGAGCGTGATGCCGCGCTTATTCCGATTGCTCAGATGCCAGGGATAGGCATCGTCGGAGACCGGTTGCGGCGGCAACTTGTTGGCGTGCCGCCAGAGATCGCCGCTCGGCGGCTCCACCTTGATGACGTCGGCGCCGAAGTCGGACAAGATCACGGCGGCGCTGGGACCGGCAATGAAGCTCGCGAGATCCACCACCTTCAGTCCGGAGAAAATGTTATCGTTTGTCATAGCTGTCCTTTCCAAATTGCTGTGCGCGGCTGGCTTTCGTCACCGCCCGTGGAACTGCGGCCGTCGCTTCTCGAGGAAGGCTGATGTCCCCTCCTTCTTGTCTTCGGTGGCGGCGCAGATGCCGAAGTAGGATGCTTCCAGCGCAAAGCCCTCGGCCTGGCTGGTGTCCAGTCCCTTATTGGCGGCCTCGAGCGAGAATTTCACGGCGATCGGCGCGTTGGCGGAGATCTGCTTCAAAATCGTCTCGGCGCGCGCAATGAGATCGGTTGGTGGCACGATCTCGTTGACGAGGCCGATGCGGTAGGCCTCCTGCGCCGAGATCGTCTCGCCCGTCAGGATCAATTGCAGCGCGCGGCCCTTGCCGACGAGGCGCGGCAGGCGTTGCGTGCCGCCGCCGCCGGGCAGGAGACCGAGCTTCACCTCGGGCTGCCCGAACTTGGCGTGCTCGGCGGCGATCCGGATCGTGCAGGCCATCGCCGTCTCGCAACCGCCGCCAAGTGCAAAGCCGTTGATCGCTGCGACCACCGGCTTGCCGAGATTCTCGATCAGGCTCAGCACATCTTGCCCGAAGCGGCTCGATTCCTCAGCTTCATAGGCGTCAACATGTGCAAGCTCGCTGATATCGGCGCCGGCAATGAACGCCTTGTCGCCGGCACCCGTGAGGATGACGCCGTGTACGGAGGTGTCCGCCTTCGCCTCCTCGAAGGCGGTCTTCAAGTCGATCCAGGTCGGTGTATTCAACGCGTTGAGAACTTTTGGACGATTGAGAGTGACGTAGGCTATCCCGTCCTTCTTTTCGTAAAGGACGTTCGTGAGCGCCGATATATCGGGCATAGTCGTCTCCTGTGTTCCGGATAGATGCGGCGGCGGTTGCGGCGTCCGCCCACGCAGTGCGGGCCGTCAGATGAATGCGCTGATGCCGGTAATCGCCCTCCCGACGATCAGGTTTTGCATTTGATAGGTGCCCTCGTAGGAGTAGAGCGCCTCGACGTCGTTGAAGAAGCGGGCCACGTTGTAGTCGGCGACGATGCCGTTTCCGCCGAGCAGTTCGCGACCCCAAGCGACCGTCTCGCGAGACTTGGACGTGCAGAATGCCTTCGCGAGCGCCGCATGGTGATCGCCGAGCTTGCCTTCATCGTCGAGTTGAGCCAAGCGAAGCATCAGGCACTGACACGCCGTCAAATTGCCGAGCATCTTGGCGAGAAGGTCCTGGACCAGTTGGAACGAGGCAATCGGCTTGCCGAATTGCAACCGGCTTTGCGTATAGGCGAGCGTATGCTCGAAGGCACCCATCTGCGCGCCCGTCGATGCCCATCCCACCATGTAGCGCGTCATGCGCAGCACGCGAGCGGTGTCACGGAAGGAATTGCCCGCCTGCAGCCGGTTGGCCTCGGGAACGCGGACGTCCTTCAGCGTGATCTGGCCGTTCTGGACGACCTTGAGCGCGACCTTGTGCTCGATCTTCTCGACGC is drawn from Bradyrhizobium diazoefficiens and contains these coding sequences:
- a CDS encoding enoyl-CoA hydratase-related protein is translated as MPDISALTNVLYEKKDGIAYVTLNRPKVLNALNTPTWIDLKTAFEEAKADTSVHGVILTGAGDKAFIAGADISELAHVDAYEAEESSRFGQDVLSLIENLGKPVVAAINGFALGGGCETAMACTIRIAAEHAKFGQPEVKLGLLPGGGGTQRLPRLVGKGRALQLILTGETISAQEAYRIGLVNEIVPPTDLIARAETILKQISANAPIAVKFSLEAANKGLDTSQAEGFALEASYFGICAATEDKKEGTSAFLEKRRPQFHGR